The Helianthus annuus cultivar XRQ/B chromosome 16, HanXRQr2.0-SUNRISE, whole genome shotgun sequence genome includes a window with the following:
- the LOC110917455 gene encoding kiwellin-1 gives MKRFHFIMLFILLAATSIQINAQTCKPSGGIRGRKPPPGQCNKENDSDCCVQGKFYTTYTCSPAVTSATKAKLTINSFQKGGDGGGPSECDNQYHSDDTPVVALSTGWYKGGDRCHKYITINGNGRSVKAMVVDECDSTMGCDADHDYQPPCPNNIVDASKAVWKALGVSQDNWGDLDITWSE, from the coding sequence ATGAAGAGATTCCACTTTATTATGTTATTCATTCTCCTAGCGGCAACTTCTATTCAAATCAATGCTCAGACTTGCAAACCGAGTGGCGGCATCCGGGGAAGAAAACCACCTCCTGGACAATGCAACAAAGAGAATGACTCGGATTGTTGTGTCCAAGGTAAGTTCTACACCACGTATACATGCTCTCCTGCAGTGACAAGTGCTACTAAAGCAAAGCTTACCATAAACAGTTTCCAAAAGGGAGGTGATGGCGGTGGCCCGTCAGAGTGTGACAACCAATACCACTCCGATGACACGCCAGTTGTGGCATTATCAACTGGATGGTACAAGGGAGGGGATAGGTGCCATAAGTATATCACCATCAACGGAAACGGGAGGAGCGTGAAGGCGATGGTTGTGGATGAGTGTGACTCTACTATGGGGTGTGATGCAGATCATGACTATCAACCACCTTGCCCCAATAATATTGTTGATGCTTCAAAAGCTGTGTGGAAAGCCTTAGGGGTATCACAAGATAACTGGGGAGATTTGGATATTACTTGGTCAGAATAA